A single region of the Phycisphaerae bacterium RAS1 genome encodes:
- the hmgA gene encoding Homogentisate 1,2-dioxygenase yields the protein MIHRLTLGRIPAKPHTSFYDEGGKLLMEQMITREGFSGPFSILYYRIPPTDEFEVENLAIPGFCPFELVKEQQLHRRHVKTQDMKPAGDFLTGRRTLMVNANLQFCACKPCEPAKRFFSNGDGDELYFIKSGRGKLESLYGLLPFREHEYVLIPKSTPYRMHFEGDQATMIVFEGRPRLGIPSEYRNKWGQITDYAPFSHRDFRAPQELLHFGQNCDPIQLPFELVVKMSDRLSTHRYKHFPLDIVGWDGVLYPVAFNIHDFQPKTALVHLPPTIHTNFSGEGFVVCSFVPRMVDYFDRDGVKAVPCPYAHASVDMDEILYYVEGNFTSRRGIDSESISLHPLGVTHGPHPGTYARSIGTRRTDELAVMCDAYEPFKMTTFADGIEDKGYHTSWVKQESDNPDKPEAWRPIG from the coding sequence ATGATCCACCGCCTTACGCTCGGCCGCATCCCCGCCAAGCCGCACACGTCTTTCTACGACGAGGGCGGCAAACTGCTGATGGAGCAGATGATCACGCGCGAGGGATTCAGCGGCCCGTTTTCAATCCTCTACTACCGCATCCCGCCGACCGACGAATTCGAGGTCGAAAACCTGGCCATCCCCGGCTTCTGCCCGTTCGAGCTGGTCAAGGAGCAGCAGCTTCACCGCCGGCACGTCAAGACGCAGGACATGAAACCCGCCGGCGATTTCCTGACCGGGCGGCGGACGCTGATGGTTAACGCCAACCTGCAATTCTGCGCCTGCAAGCCGTGCGAGCCGGCGAAGCGTTTCTTCTCCAACGGCGACGGCGACGAGCTGTATTTCATCAAGAGCGGCCGCGGGAAGCTCGAGAGCCTGTACGGGCTGCTGCCCTTCCGCGAGCACGAGTACGTGCTGATTCCAAAATCGACGCCCTACCGCATGCACTTCGAGGGCGACCAGGCGACGATGATCGTCTTCGAGGGGCGGCCGCGGCTGGGGATTCCGAGCGAGTATCGCAACAAGTGGGGGCAGATCACCGACTACGCTCCGTTCTCGCACCGCGATTTCCGCGCGCCGCAGGAACTGCTGCACTTCGGGCAGAACTGCGACCCGATCCAGCTTCCGTTTGAGCTGGTGGTCAAGATGAGCGACCGGCTCAGCACGCATCGCTACAAGCACTTCCCACTCGACATCGTCGGCTGGGACGGCGTGCTCTATCCGGTGGCGTTCAACATCCACGACTTCCAGCCGAAAACGGCCCTGGTGCATCTGCCGCCGACAATTCACACGAACTTCTCCGGCGAGGGATTCGTGGTGTGTTCGTTCGTGCCGCGGATGGTGGACTATTTCGATCGCGACGGCGTGAAGGCCGTGCCCTGTCCGTATGCTCACGCCAGCGTGGACATGGACGAGATTCTGTACTACGTTGAGGGCAACTTCACGTCGCGGCGCGGCATCGACTCGGAGTCGATCAGCCTGCATCCGCTGGGCGTCACGCACGGCCCGCACCCCGGCACCTACGCCCGTTCGATCGGCACGCGCCGCACCGATGAGCTGGCGGTGATGTGCGACGCCTACGAACCGTTCAAGATGACGACGTTCGCCGACGGGATCGAAGATAAGGGCTATCACACCTCCTGGGTGAAGCAGGAGAGCGACAACCCGGACAAGCCGGAAGCCTGGCGACCGATTGGATGA
- the pgi gene encoding Glucose-6-phosphate isomerase, translating into MPALTLQLDYANVLDSAVGPAHGLADAEIKRAEAGVRELVGRIEVERKGGAHRYRDLPADAAMLKSVQAAVKKYRRECDNLVVLGIGGSALGNIALQTALSAPTYNLLPPAKRRGPRLFVMDNVDPVQIGALLDLLGPSLKKTVFNVISKSGETAETAAQFLIVHDLLEKKLGRRGLLKQMVITTDPQGGTLRQFADQRGFDTLPVPAGVGGRFSVLSAVGLFSAGMCGIDLKKLLAGAKDMGKRAAEANVRKNPAAMLALLLNAFYIRGKRLHVMMPYSFQLKDMADWYRQLWAESLGKQKDRQGRPTTVGATPIKALGATDQHSQVQLYREGPNDKVFIFLEVEKFGREVKIPRGGELPESMTYLQGATLGDLFRAEKRATEFALVASQRPCLTIRFPKVDEAGVGQFIMLWEAATTIMGGLLNIDPYDQPAVELGKQMTFGLMGKLGYESQAAAYRQFARRGGKFVV; encoded by the coding sequence ATGCCCGCACTCACGTTGCAACTGGACTATGCCAACGTGCTCGACTCTGCCGTCGGCCCGGCCCACGGCCTCGCTGACGCCGAGATCAAACGCGCCGAAGCCGGAGTGCGCGAGCTGGTCGGACGGATCGAGGTCGAGCGGAAAGGCGGCGCGCATCGCTATCGCGATCTGCCCGCTGACGCCGCCATGCTGAAATCCGTGCAGGCCGCGGTGAAGAAATATCGCCGTGAGTGCGACAACCTGGTGGTGCTGGGCATCGGCGGCTCGGCCCTGGGGAACATCGCGCTGCAGACGGCGCTGAGCGCCCCGACCTACAACCTGCTGCCGCCGGCCAAGCGCCGCGGTCCGCGGCTGTTCGTTATGGACAACGTCGATCCGGTGCAGATCGGGGCGCTGCTCGACCTGCTCGGCCCGAGCCTGAAAAAGACGGTGTTCAACGTCATCAGCAAGTCCGGCGAGACGGCCGAGACCGCGGCTCAGTTTCTGATCGTTCACGACCTGCTCGAAAAGAAACTCGGCCGCAGGGGACTGCTGAAGCAGATGGTCATCACCACCGATCCGCAGGGCGGCACGCTGCGGCAATTCGCCGACCAGCGCGGCTTTGACACGCTACCCGTGCCGGCGGGCGTCGGTGGACGCTTCTCGGTGTTGTCGGCCGTCGGCCTCTTCTCGGCCGGCATGTGCGGAATCGACCTGAAGAAGCTGCTGGCGGGCGCGAAGGACATGGGCAAGCGGGCGGCGGAGGCCAATGTCCGCAAAAATCCGGCGGCGATGCTGGCGCTGTTGCTGAACGCGTTCTACATTCGCGGCAAGCGGCTGCACGTCATGATGCCCTACAGCTTTCAGCTCAAGGACATGGCGGACTGGTACCGGCAGCTCTGGGCCGAAAGCCTGGGCAAGCAGAAGGATCGCCAGGGCCGGCCGACGACCGTCGGTGCGACGCCCATCAAGGCCCTGGGCGCGACCGACCAACACTCGCAGGTGCAGCTCTACCGCGAGGGACCCAATGACAAAGTGTTCATTTTCCTGGAGGTCGAGAAGTTCGGGCGCGAGGTGAAGATCCCACGCGGCGGCGAGCTGCCGGAGTCGATGACCTACCTGCAGGGTGCGACGCTGGGCGACCTTTTCAGGGCGGAAAAACGGGCGACGGAATTCGCCCTGGTCGCCAGCCAGCGGCCATGCCTGACGATTCGATTCCCGAAAGTGGACGAGGCCGGCGTCGGGCAGTTCATCATGCTGTGGGAAGCGGCGACAACGATCATGGGCGGACTGCTGAATATCGATCCCTATGATCAGCCGGCGGTCGAGCTGGGCAAGCAGATGACCTTCGGGCTGATGGGAAAACTGGGATACGAGTCGCAGGCGGCGGCGTATCGGCAGTTCGCCCGGCGCGGGGGCAAGTTCGTCGTCTGA
- a CDS encoding Alpha/beta hydrolase family protein, whose translation MLVCATATGPSCPRKSAPPPADTGTGDVTSDALAASRVPSTADAPGAYQNAAGPFEVGVLTASLDDPSNEKQLPILVRWPRELRDAGQPTPGSFPLVIFSHGAGGSSDAFPELSDHWAGHGYVVVHPTHSDSVKLRREQGERIRDFANAAQQVVSKVRPQERVADVVLILDSLAQIEEMIAQHAPDSAAGDGEPRDPAVPASAVMRIDRERIAIAGHSAGALTAQMLAGVRFTGRGSRLIGNRTFRDPRIKAAIVISGQGLGRPAFSADSWKKIEIPMMVYAGSNDHSPVSDETPAGRRHPFEYAPPGDKYLVYIDGATHGAYQGRETARILREGTPDNIDYITDVVAFGTLSFLDAYLKNDPAARAYLASDEITRYPGGRVEFRRK comes from the coding sequence ATGCTTGTGTGCGCGACGGCGACCGGGCCCTCTTGCCCGCGGAAGTCCGCGCCCCCGCCCGCGGACACCGGAACCGGCGACGTCACGTCCGATGCGCTCGCGGCGTCGCGCGTCCCGTCAACCGCAGATGCGCCCGGCGCGTACCAGAACGCCGCCGGACCGTTTGAGGTAGGCGTGCTGACCGCGTCGCTCGACGATCCGTCGAACGAGAAGCAGCTTCCGATTTTGGTCCGCTGGCCGCGTGAATTGCGAGACGCGGGACAGCCGACGCCGGGTTCCTTTCCGCTGGTCATCTTCTCGCACGGCGCCGGCGGCAGCAGCGACGCCTTTCCCGAGCTGAGCGACCACTGGGCCGGCCACGGTTACGTCGTCGTGCACCCGACGCACTCGGATTCCGTCAAGCTCCGCCGCGAGCAGGGTGAGCGCATCCGGGATTTCGCAAACGCCGCCCAGCAAGTCGTCTCGAAAGTTCGACCGCAGGAGCGCGTCGCCGACGTCGTTCTGATCCTCGATTCGCTTGCTCAGATCGAAGAGATGATCGCCCAGCACGCGCCGGACTCTGCAGCGGGCGATGGAGAGCCGCGCGATCCGGCGGTGCCCGCCTCGGCTGTCATGCGCATCGACCGCGAACGCATCGCGATCGCCGGCCATTCCGCGGGCGCCCTCACGGCCCAGATGCTGGCGGGCGTTCGTTTCACGGGACGGGGCAGTCGGCTCATCGGCAATCGCACGTTTCGCGACCCGCGCATCAAGGCTGCCATCGTCATCAGCGGCCAGGGGCTCGGCCGCCCGGCCTTCTCCGCCGATTCGTGGAAGAAGATCGAAATCCCCATGATGGTCTACGCCGGCAGCAACGACCACTCGCCCGTCTCCGACGAAACACCCGCCGGCCGGCGGCATCCTTTCGAGTACGCCCCGCCCGGCGACAAGTATCTCGTCTACATCGACGGCGCCACGCACGGCGCCTACCAGGGCCGCGAGACGGCGCGCATCCTGCGCGAGGGTACGCCCGACAACATCGACTACATCACCGACGTGGTCGCCTTCGGCACGCTGTCCTTCCTGGATGCGTACCTGAAGAATGACCCCGCCGCCCGCGCGTACCTCGCCTCCGACGAGATCACTCGCTATCCCGGCGGACGAGTCGAGTTCCGCCGCAAGTAG
- a CDS encoding outer membrane biogenesis protein BamB, with translation MPRRSLFAPAVAGVAFCAPLCPAQWTQWGGPQRDFQIAAPARLVENWGEDGPKVLWKRALGAGYSAILVDGDRLYTMMRRGDDDVVLCLKAADGETIWERPYSAPPKPDMQLEFGPGPHSTPVLTADRLFCVSATVILNAVEKSSGKILWTKDLMAELGASHMGRGYGPSPLIYRDLLILPVGGKQTGVAAFKQDSGELVWKTPPMRGCQASPRIVRIHDEDHLVASMGTDRLALDPATGEIRWSIKADDQSAAIMASPCFIAPDYVFFSAAYGGGSDLIKVLRDGGKYSAEVTWHSAKMKVHHQTIVSRNGYVYGSSGDFGPAFLAAVELETGKVTGRLRDFAKCNLLLAGDKLIVLDEEGWLALAKPESDGINVVSKAKLLQDKAWTVPTLVGTKLYLRDTHDIMAVDLGAEG, from the coding sequence ATGCCGCGTCGATCCTTGTTCGCCCCGGCCGTTGCCGGCGTCGCCTTCTGCGCTCCGCTTTGCCCCGCGCAATGGACGCAGTGGGGCGGCCCGCAGCGTGATTTTCAGATCGCCGCCCCCGCCAGGCTGGTTGAAAACTGGGGCGAAGACGGCCCGAAGGTGCTCTGGAAACGCGCCCTGGGCGCCGGCTACTCCGCTATCCTCGTCGACGGCGACCGGCTCTACACGATGATGCGCCGCGGCGATGACGACGTCGTGCTCTGCCTGAAGGCTGCCGACGGCGAAACCATATGGGAGCGCCCCTACAGCGCCCCGCCCAAGCCCGACATGCAGCTCGAGTTCGGCCCCGGACCGCATTCAACCCCGGTGCTGACGGCCGACCGGCTCTTTTGCGTCAGCGCCACGGTCATCCTGAACGCCGTCGAAAAGTCGTCCGGCAAAATCCTCTGGACCAAGGACCTGATGGCCGAACTCGGCGCCAGCCACATGGGCCGCGGGTACGGCCCCAGCCCCCTGATCTACCGCGATCTGCTGATTCTCCCCGTGGGCGGCAAGCAGACCGGCGTCGCGGCCTTCAAGCAGGACAGCGGCGAACTGGTCTGGAAGACGCCGCCGATGCGCGGCTGCCAGGCCTCGCCCCGCATCGTGCGGATTCACGACGAGGATCATCTGGTCGCGTCCATGGGAACGGATCGATTGGCGCTGGACCCGGCCACGGGCGAAATCCGCTGGAGCATCAAGGCTGACGATCAGTCCGCCGCGATCATGGCCTCCCCCTGTTTCATCGCGCCGGACTATGTGTTCTTCTCCGCGGCGTACGGCGGCGGCAGCGACCTGATCAAGGTTCTCCGCGACGGTGGGAAGTACTCGGCGGAAGTCACCTGGCATTCTGCGAAGATGAAAGTCCATCATCAGACGATCGTCTCACGCAACGGCTACGTCTACGGCTCCAGCGGCGACTTCGGTCCGGCGTTTCTGGCGGCGGTTGAGCTGGAAACCGGGAAAGTGACGGGACGGCTGCGCGACTTCGCGAAGTGCAACCTGCTGCTGGCCGGGGACAAGCTCATCGTGCTCGACGAGGAAGGCTGGCTTGCGCTGGCCAAGCCCGAATCGGATGGCATCAACGTCGTGTCGAAAGCAAAGCTATTGCAGGACAAGGCCTGGACCGTACCGACCCTCGTAGGTACGAAGCTCTATCTGCGCGACACGCACGACATTATGGCTGTTGACCTGGGAGCCGAAGGATGA
- a CDS encoding YceI-like domain protein: protein MKNLCRHSAAALAILALIAPLSAGEIPPRTESGQMLAAPAELGDRGEIYHVSAGEDAQLVITSDAQLQRTLVTCRRVVGYFATPFELQDGEPPLLVGALRIPVASLFSGSDGFDQLLRSPAMLDAAKYPEMTVELTGVQDARRLSGGDRDPVAYEMTLKGVLSVKDKAIELSAPAKLTLLPFTWRTMSRFPGDLMTLRTSFELKLADLAVQKPDRSWNDKLTDAVKVDVFLLANTVPPEKSLDPKITRQQLVKHLKYLTLIRDFNQPAEGYAWGRRLLADPATEAEALNRLAMDTLLEDGIRTRDLDFALAAARRASEMKKDADAAILDTVALAHFRRGDPKQAATWQRKAVEALGEAREAEDFKKRLAEYEAAAGAMPDGAATR from the coding sequence ATGAAAAACCTGTGCAGACATTCCGCCGCGGCGCTGGCGATTCTCGCGCTGATCGCGCCGCTGTCCGCCGGTGAGATTCCGCCGCGCACCGAATCCGGCCAGATGCTGGCCGCGCCCGCCGAGCTGGGCGACCGCGGCGAAATCTACCACGTCTCCGCCGGCGAAGATGCGCAACTCGTCATCACCTCCGACGCCCAGCTTCAGCGCACGCTCGTGACGTGCCGCCGCGTCGTCGGATATTTCGCGACGCCTTTCGAGTTGCAGGATGGCGAGCCGCCGCTGCTTGTCGGCGCCCTGCGAATCCCCGTCGCGTCGCTCTTCAGCGGTTCCGACGGATTTGACCAGTTGCTGCGCAGTCCGGCGATGCTGGACGCCGCGAAATACCCGGAGATGACGGTTGAACTGACCGGCGTGCAGGACGCCCGGCGTTTGTCTGGGGGCGATCGCGATCCCGTCGCGTACGAAATGACGCTGAAGGGCGTTCTGAGCGTCAAGGACAAAGCGATCGAGCTCTCCGCGCCCGCGAAGCTGACGCTGCTGCCTTTCACTTGGCGCACGATGAGCCGTTTTCCAGGCGACCTGATGACGCTGCGAACGAGCTTCGAGCTGAAGCTCGCCGACCTGGCTGTTCAGAAGCCCGACCGCTCCTGGAACGACAAGCTGACAGACGCCGTCAAGGTCGATGTGTTTCTGCTGGCCAACACCGTGCCGCCGGAGAAATCGCTCGATCCGAAGATCACCAGGCAGCAGTTGGTGAAGCACCTCAAGTACCTGACGCTGATCCGCGATTTCAATCAGCCGGCCGAGGGCTACGCCTGGGGCCGCCGGCTCCTGGCCGACCCGGCTACCGAGGCCGAGGCGCTCAACCGGCTGGCGATGGACACGCTGCTCGAGGACGGCATCCGCACGCGCGATCTCGACTTCGCCCTGGCCGCTGCCCGCAGGGCCAGCGAAATGAAAAAAGACGCCGACGCGGCGATCCTCGACACGGTCGCCTTGGCTCATTTCCGCCGCGGCGACCCCAAGCAGGCCGCGACCTGGCAGCGAAAGGCGGTCGAGGCGCTCGGCGAGGCGCGCGAGGCGGAAGATTTCAAGAAGCGGCTGGCCGAATACGAGGCCGCGGCGGGAGCGATGCCGGACGGCGCCGCGACGCGCTGA
- the cofC gene encoding 2-phospho-L-lactate guanylyltransferase, with amino-acid sequence MGADKQLLVVGGKPMLLGVLDALLASRVDGVVVVTRSEIACHIPPRPRLTIAQNNVADSEMIDSVRIGLAAWRDAGAAAETGGFLVCPGDHPGIAPADFDACMDAFRARPTQIVLAARAGRRGHPILFPASDVPFVESSACDAGLHALPRAFSARVRLVDCASAAVTMDIDTPEDLSAGRSDGDDR; translated from the coding sequence ATGGGCGCGGACAAGCAGCTTCTCGTCGTAGGCGGAAAGCCGATGCTGCTGGGTGTACTGGATGCCCTGCTGGCGTCGCGCGTTGATGGCGTGGTGGTCGTGACGCGCTCCGAGATCGCGTGCCACATTCCGCCGCGGCCGCGGCTCACCATCGCACAGAATAACGTCGCGGACAGCGAAATGATCGACTCGGTGCGGATCGGCCTTGCCGCGTGGCGCGACGCCGGCGCGGCAGCGGAGACGGGTGGCTTTCTCGTCTGCCCCGGCGACCACCCCGGCATCGCGCCGGCTGATTTCGACGCCTGCATGGACGCCTTTCGCGCCCGGCCGACGCAGATCGTGCTCGCCGCCCGCGCGGGACGACGCGGCCACCCGATTCTCTTTCCCGCTAGCGACGTGCCGTTCGTTGAGTCGAGCGCGTGTGATGCCGGGCTGCACGCCTTGCCGCGCGCGTTTTCGGCGCGCGTTCGACTGGTGGATTGCGCGTCGGCCGCGGTGACGATGGATATCGATACACCGGAGGACCTGTCGGCCGGGCGCAGCGACGGCGACGATCGCTGA